A genomic stretch from Thermomonospora umbrina includes:
- a CDS encoding FHA domain-containing protein, with translation MNQLNHGPQAPARGAAGPPGPAGPIVRPLAGGGLVAHAAGLLLAVDAGDDVVDQLLEALRQAAEGAGQDPDAGRALLRRVARVLAEALTTNMASCAVAGPADGGAAVLVSGAATVSVAGAEGEVTLGGRTALTWTDRFVAGPVSRIELRLPGAAQADPRSRLDAGVVTGGGLEWLADPMTPSRARAAEPAQGQPAQGRPAQERPAQERPAQAQAQPAPPRPADRRQPAAPRPPARPQPAPYHRPEAPAEPVRERRPAAAEALEAPTPLGVVPLSDHAVPDPAGDRRLAPGDVAPEDIRSQPFEAVLLIQPPDAPAPPTPPPATRIEPEPNARPEVWGGDCKNGHFNDPRSHYCGICGIAMGQLTIVPRRGPRPPLGVLVLDDGMALRLDTDYVMGRDPERAAEVTSGKARPARVDDQSGSVSRRHLQIRLHEWDVQLVDLGSVNGTYVMPPGESEYQQIAANQPFQIFPGTMVRLGASRSFRYESNRKN, from the coding sequence ATGAACCAGCTCAACCATGGGCCCCAGGCCCCCGCACGCGGTGCCGCGGGGCCGCCGGGCCCCGCGGGTCCGATCGTGCGGCCACTGGCCGGGGGCGGGCTGGTCGCGCACGCGGCGGGCCTGCTGCTGGCCGTCGACGCCGGCGACGACGTGGTCGACCAACTGCTGGAGGCGCTGCGACAGGCCGCCGAGGGCGCGGGCCAGGACCCGGACGCCGGGCGGGCGCTGCTGCGTCGCGTCGCCCGGGTGCTGGCGGAGGCCCTCACCACCAACATGGCGTCCTGCGCCGTGGCCGGTCCGGCCGACGGCGGCGCCGCGGTGCTGGTCTCCGGGGCCGCCACGGTCTCGGTGGCGGGCGCCGAGGGCGAGGTGACGCTCGGCGGTCGTACCGCACTGACCTGGACGGATCGCTTCGTGGCCGGTCCGGTGAGCCGGATCGAGCTGCGCCTGCCGGGCGCGGCGCAGGCCGATCCGCGCAGCCGGCTGGACGCCGGCGTCGTGACCGGCGGCGGCCTGGAATGGCTCGCCGACCCGATGACGCCGAGCCGCGCCCGGGCCGCGGAGCCCGCGCAGGGGCAGCCCGCGCAGGGGCGACCCGCGCAGGAGCGACCCGCGCAGGAGCGACCCGCGCAGGCGCAGGCGCAGCCCGCGCCACCCCGTCCGGCCGACCGCCGGCAGCCCGCCGCGCCCCGGCCGCCCGCGCGTCCGCAGCCCGCCCCGTACCACCGTCCGGAGGCCCCCGCCGAGCCCGTTCGGGAGCGGAGGCCCGCCGCGGCCGAGGCGCTGGAGGCGCCCACCCCGCTGGGCGTGGTGCCGCTTTCCGACCACGCCGTCCCCGACCCGGCCGGCGATCGACGTCTGGCGCCCGGCGACGTGGCGCCCGAGGACATCCGTTCGCAGCCGTTCGAGGCGGTGCTGCTGATCCAGCCGCCCGACGCGCCCGCTCCCCCGACGCCGCCGCCGGCCACCCGCATCGAGCCGGAGCCGAACGCCCGCCCGGAGGTGTGGGGCGGCGACTGCAAGAACGGTCACTTCAACGACCCCCGCTCGCACTACTGCGGGATCTGCGGCATCGCCATGGGCCAGTTGACGATCGTGCCCCGGCGCGGTCCCCGCCCCCCGCTGGGCGTGCTGGTGCTCGACGACGGCATGGCGCTGCGGCTGGACACCGACTACGTGATGGGCCGCGACCCGGAACGCGCCGCCGAGGTGACCTCCGGCAAGGCGCGGCCCGCCCGGGTCGACGACCAGAGCGGGTCGGTGTCGCGGCGGCACCTGCAGATCCGGCTGCACGAGTGGGACGTGCAGTTGGTCGACCTCGGCTCGGTGAACGGCACGTACGTGATGCCGCCGGGCGAGAGCGAGTACCAGCAGATCGCGGCCAATCAGCCGTTCCAGATCTTCCCCGGCACGATGGTGCGGCTGGGTGCCTCGCGCAGTTTCCGATACGAATCCAACCGGAAGAACTGA
- a CDS encoding PH domain-containing protein: MNVQDMMVFRDAGSRTVDKYLMSYEGQVIAVRRHPAVLLQAAAETLAGLILSALVHTYTGFPLLWFPWLLVVGRLVWKVLTWSIEFFLVTEHRVMLISGVLNRKVAMMPLAKVEDIKLDRSPIGRILGYGEFEIESAGDKQALRNVTYMPYPEQLYLEISSMIFGAEDESPD, translated from the coding sequence ATGAACGTGCAGGACATGATGGTCTTCCGCGACGCCGGTTCGCGGACCGTGGACAAGTACCTGATGTCCTACGAGGGCCAGGTCATCGCGGTGCGGCGGCATCCGGCGGTGCTGCTGCAGGCGGCTGCCGAGACGTTGGCGGGGCTGATCCTGTCGGCGCTGGTGCACACCTACACGGGGTTCCCGCTGCTGTGGTTCCCGTGGCTGCTGGTGGTGGGGCGGCTGGTGTGGAAGGTCCTGACCTGGTCGATCGAGTTCTTCCTGGTCACCGAGCACCGGGTGATGCTGATCAGCGGGGTGCTCAACCGCAAGGTGGCGATGATGCCGCTGGCCAAGGTGGAGGACATCAAGCTGGACCGCTCCCCGATCGGCCGGATCCTCGGCTACGGGGAGTTCGAGATCGAGTCCGCCGGCGACAAGCAGGCGCTGCGGAACGTCACCTACATGCCGTACCCGGAGCAGCTCTACCTCGAGATCTCCTCTATGATCTTCGGCGCCGAGGACGAGTCCCCGGACTGA
- a CDS encoding helix-turn-helix transcriptional regulator: protein MDDTRTTARPGDLPQAEIAALALSLAHLGNGPQASVARRALRHLTADLDTADPVVTDTLATLTAPLAETTADRARVIAEAITERRVIRLCYGDARANVTIREVEPVTCLVHRDQWHFIGWCRLRRGVRAFRFDRILAVEPTGTPAAPRPVAGYLPWRRTPTP, encoded by the coding sequence ATGGACGACACGCGCACCACAGCCCGGCCCGGCGACCTTCCCCAGGCCGAGATCGCCGCGCTTGCCCTCTCGCTCGCCCACCTCGGCAACGGCCCCCAGGCGTCCGTCGCGCGCCGCGCCCTGCGCCACCTCACCGCCGACCTCGACACCGCCGACCCCGTCGTCACCGACACCCTCGCCACCCTCACCGCCCCCCTCGCCGAGACCACCGCCGACCGCGCCCGCGTGATCGCCGAGGCCATCACCGAACGCCGCGTGATCCGCCTCTGCTACGGCGACGCCCGCGCCAACGTGACCATCCGCGAGGTCGAGCCCGTCACCTGCCTGGTCCACCGCGACCAGTGGCACTTCATCGGCTGGTGCCGCCTCCGCCGAGGCGTCCGCGCCTTCCGCTTCGACCGCATCCTCGCCGTCGAGCCCACCGGCACCCCCGCCGCCCCCCGCCCCGTCGCCGGCTACCTCCCCTGGCGCCGCACCCCGACCCCCTGA
- a CDS encoding SDR family oxidoreductase — MDLGLSGRRAAIAAASSGLGLATARALAAEGVHVAICGRDPERLRRAAASLGENAHAIEADVSTPDGAIGFIHHAQEALGSVDILVTNAGGPPAGDFTSTDLDAYLPALELNLLSVVAMCQAAVPPMRRRGWGRVLAITSIAVRQPIPGLILSNTARAGATGFLKTLALEVAEDGVTVNSLLPGSHETPRLQALHDGDLSQAAEQIPMRRLGDPAAFGAYAAFLCSDHASFVTGTATPIDGGTYSALL; from the coding sequence ATGGACCTTGGACTCTCAGGCCGCCGTGCCGCCATCGCCGCCGCCAGCAGCGGCCTCGGCCTCGCCACCGCCCGCGCACTGGCCGCCGAGGGCGTCCACGTGGCGATCTGCGGACGGGACCCGGAACGACTCCGCAGGGCCGCCGCCTCCCTGGGCGAGAACGCCCACGCGATCGAGGCGGACGTGAGCACTCCCGATGGCGCGATCGGCTTCATCCACCACGCCCAAGAGGCCCTCGGCAGCGTGGACATCCTCGTCACCAACGCCGGCGGCCCCCCGGCGGGCGACTTCACCTCCACCGACCTGGACGCCTACCTGCCGGCCCTGGAGCTCAACCTGCTGTCGGTGGTCGCCATGTGCCAGGCCGCCGTCCCCCCGATGCGTCGACGCGGCTGGGGCCGCGTCCTGGCCATCACCTCGATCGCGGTACGCCAGCCCATCCCCGGCCTCATCCTGTCCAACACCGCCCGCGCGGGGGCCACCGGCTTCCTCAAGACCCTCGCCCTAGAGGTCGCCGAGGACGGCGTCACCGTCAACTCCCTGCTCCCCGGCTCCCACGAGACCCCCCGCCTGCAGGCCCTCCACGACGGCGACCTCTCCCAGGCGGCCGAACAGATCCCCATGCGCCGCCTCGGCGACCCCGCCGCCTTCGGCGCCTACGCCGCCTTCCTGTGCTCCGACCACGCCTCCTTCGTCACCGGCACCGCCACCCCCATCGACGGCGGCACCTACTCGGCCCTCCTCTGA
- a CDS encoding carboxylate-amine ligase, which translates to MGLRSFGVEEELLLVDPDGGAPRAMSGAVLRYAGEHGTGLPGGVAEGGMEHELQREQLEIGTRPCTSLDDLAEQVRRGRRAAAEAARGAGVQIAALATSPVAVRPSITPSSRYRQMADEYARTADEQLICGCHVHVNVDSPEEGVGVLDRIRPWLPPLLALTANSPFWQGRDTGYESWRQQVWGGWPSSGPTGPFGTPAAYHRTVQEMIATGALLDEGMVYFDARLSRRYPTVEIRVCDVCLVADDTALVAALARALVETAARAWEEGRPPDPVRTEVVRMAMWRAGRSGLTDDLVHPVTGRPAPAEAVVKDLVDHVRPALEDSGDLDAVQDLLGRLLRRGNGAALQRAAFARTGLLSEAVTEGVARTVDFT; encoded by the coding sequence ATGGGTCTGCGCAGCTTCGGTGTGGAAGAGGAACTCCTGCTCGTCGACCCCGACGGCGGGGCCCCTCGGGCGATGTCGGGCGCCGTGCTCCGGTACGCCGGCGAGCATGGCACGGGCCTGCCCGGAGGGGTCGCCGAGGGCGGGATGGAGCACGAACTCCAGCGCGAGCAACTGGAGATCGGCACCCGACCGTGCACCTCACTGGACGATCTCGCCGAGCAGGTGCGGCGGGGACGGCGGGCCGCGGCCGAGGCCGCGCGGGGCGCGGGTGTGCAAATCGCCGCGCTGGCGACCTCGCCGGTGGCCGTGCGCCCGTCGATCACCCCGTCCAGCCGGTACCGGCAGATGGCCGACGAGTACGCCCGCACCGCCGACGAGCAGTTGATCTGCGGCTGCCACGTCCACGTGAACGTGGACTCCCCGGAGGAGGGCGTCGGGGTGCTGGACCGGATCCGGCCCTGGCTGCCGCCGCTGCTGGCCCTCACCGCCAACTCCCCGTTCTGGCAGGGCCGCGACACCGGGTACGAGAGCTGGCGGCAGCAGGTGTGGGGCGGGTGGCCGTCCAGCGGCCCGACGGGACCGTTCGGGACGCCCGCCGCCTACCACCGCACCGTGCAGGAGATGATCGCGACCGGGGCCCTCCTCGACGAGGGGATGGTCTACTTCGACGCCCGGCTGTCCCGTCGCTACCCCACCGTGGAGATCCGGGTCTGCGACGTGTGCCTGGTCGCCGACGACACGGCCCTCGTCGCGGCGCTGGCCCGCGCGCTGGTCGAGACGGCCGCCCGCGCCTGGGAGGAGGGCCGGCCCCCGGACCCGGTGCGCACCGAGGTGGTCCGCATGGCGATGTGGCGGGCGGGCCGCTCCGGCCTCACCGACGACCTGGTCCATCCGGTGACGGGACGCCCGGCGCCGGCCGAGGCGGTGGTGAAGGACCTGGTCGACCACGTACGCCCGGCCCTGGAGGACTCGGGCGACCTGGACGCCGTACAAGACCTCCTCGGCCGACTGCTGCGACGCGGCAACGGGGCGGCCCTCCAGCGCGCCGCGTTCGCCCGTACCGGCCTGCTCTCGGAGGCCGTGACGGAGGGTGTCGCGCGCACGGTCGACTTCACCTAG
- a CDS encoding PucR family transcriptional regulator — MLPTLADVLQLDPVRRGQPKVVAGADRLDARVRWVHVAEVTDIAHLLHGGELVLTTGIALPNEPSRLRRYMAELAGVGISGMMIEMGRRWAGEPPAALLEAAEEHGLAVIALARETVFIDITESVHARILETQLQELRASEQLHEIFTRLSVEGASPGEVIRQVAALAGCPVVLENLSHQVLAAETAGVEPAELLAMWETRSRAVRHEERTAYDPSSGWLVTAVGARDEDWGRLIIVSGREPSPRDVVLVERAATTLALARLLDRHAESLERQAHGTIIASILAHAHTDPQEAAARARALGVPLAGRRLLGVVLRPRAGAGPLSGVPPHEELAALAEAATAACRDARLPALVGVLDEGTPHGVGGGARVGVLASLPARADAERSLNEVARRVRAACGEGPVMAAGSVVESIRDVRRSFLEAEQVADVASRGSDDRLFYRLPDLRLRGLLHLLRDDARLQTFVERELGALLEHDAQRGGDLTRILTVYLEAGRNKAVAAQQAHLSRPAFYERLRRIERVLGTDLDDVDSCTSLHVALLALDSVRRDPTR, encoded by the coding sequence ATGCTCCCCACGCTCGCCGACGTGCTCCAGCTCGATCCGGTCCGGCGGGGCCAGCCGAAGGTGGTCGCCGGCGCCGACCGGCTCGACGCGCGCGTCCGCTGGGTGCACGTCGCCGAGGTCACCGACATCGCGCACCTGCTGCACGGCGGCGAACTGGTGCTCACCACCGGGATCGCGCTCCCCAACGAGCCCTCGCGGCTGCGCCGGTACATGGCGGAGCTGGCCGGCGTCGGCATCAGCGGGATGATGATCGAGATGGGCCGCCGCTGGGCCGGCGAACCGCCCGCCGCGCTGCTGGAGGCCGCCGAGGAGCACGGCCTCGCGGTGATCGCGCTGGCCCGCGAGACCGTCTTCATCGACATCACCGAGTCCGTGCACGCCCGCATCCTGGAAACCCAACTGCAGGAGCTGCGGGCCTCCGAGCAGCTCCACGAGATCTTCACGCGGCTCTCCGTGGAGGGCGCCTCCCCCGGCGAGGTGATCCGTCAGGTGGCCGCACTGGCCGGGTGTCCCGTGGTGCTGGAGAACCTGTCCCATCAGGTGCTGGCCGCCGAGACCGCCGGCGTCGAACCGGCCGAGCTGCTGGCGATGTGGGAGACCCGGTCCCGGGCGGTGCGGCACGAGGAGCGCACCGCCTACGACCCCTCGTCCGGCTGGCTGGTCACCGCTGTCGGCGCCCGTGACGAGGACTGGGGCCGGCTGATCATCGTCAGCGGTCGGGAGCCCTCGCCCCGTGACGTCGTGCTGGTCGAACGGGCCGCCACCACCCTGGCGCTGGCCCGGCTGCTGGACCGGCACGCCGAGAGCCTCGAACGGCAGGCGCACGGCACGATCATCGCGAGCATCCTGGCGCACGCCCACACCGATCCCCAAGAGGCCGCCGCCCGCGCCCGCGCGCTGGGCGTGCCGCTGGCCGGACGTCGACTGCTGGGAGTGGTGCTGCGTCCCCGCGCGGGCGCGGGCCCCCTCTCTGGGGTCCCGCCGCACGAGGAGCTCGCCGCCCTGGCCGAGGCGGCCACCGCCGCCTGCCGGGACGCCCGCCTCCCCGCCCTCGTCGGCGTCCTCGACGAGGGCACCCCGCACGGTGTCGGCGGCGGCGCGCGCGTCGGCGTGCTGGCCTCGCTGCCCGCCCGCGCCGACGCCGAACGCTCCCTGAACGAGGTCGCCCGACGGGTCCGCGCGGCCTGCGGCGAGGGCCCGGTCATGGCCGCCGGCTCGGTCGTGGAGTCCATCCGCGACGTCCGCCGCTCGTTCCTGGAGGCCGAGCAGGTCGCCGACGTGGCCTCCCGGGGCTCCGACGACCGCCTCTTCTACCGCCTCCCCGATCTGCGCCTGCGCGGCCTTCTCCATCTGCTGCGCGACGACGCCCGCCTCCAGACCTTCGTGGAACGCGAACTGGGCGCCCTTTTGGAGCACGACGCCCAGCGCGGCGGCGACCTCACCCGCATCCTGACCGTCTACCTGGAGGCCGGGCGCAACAAGGCCGTCGCCGCCCAGCAGGCCCATCTGTCCCGCCCCGCCTTCTACGAACGGCTGCGCCGCATCGAGCGCGTCCTCGGCACCGACCTCGACGACGTCGACTCCTGCACCTCCCTCCATGTGGCCCTCCTGGCCCTCGACTCCGTCCGCCGAGACCCCACCCGGTGA
- a CDS encoding 4a-hydroxytetrahydrobiopterin dehydratase, which produces MSLLDDGAVAAELAAAPGWERDGDAIVRTVELADFRAAMDFVNRVAGLAEAADHHPDITIRWNKVTLTLSTHSAGGLTRKDFDLARSIDAR; this is translated from the coding sequence ATGAGCCTGCTCGACGACGGGGCGGTGGCGGCGGAGCTGGCGGCCGCGCCCGGCTGGGAGCGCGACGGCGACGCCATCGTACGGACCGTGGAGCTGGCCGACTTCCGGGCGGCCATGGACTTCGTCAACCGGGTGGCCGGGCTGGCCGAGGCGGCCGACCACCATCCCGACATCACCATCCGGTGGAACAAGGTCACGCTGACCCTGTCGACCCACTCGGCGGGCGGCCTCACCCGCAAGGACTTCGATCTCGCACGGAGCATCGACGCGCGGTGA
- a CDS encoding aspartate aminotransferase family protein, producing the protein MSDLLARHRAVMPDWVALYYDRPIEIVEGRGNRVTDADGTTYLDFFAGILTNMIGYDVPEVREAVERRLATGVVHTSTAYLLRGQVELAEKIARLSGIEDAKVFFTNSGTEANETALLLATYARKSDQVLAMRQSYHGRSFGALGVTGNRAWKNNSYSPLNVHFLHGADRHLPQFARLSDHDYIKVCTEDLRHVLATATGGDVAALIAEPIQGVGGFTMAPDGLFAAYREVLDEYGALFISDEVQTGWGRTGETFFGIQAHGVTPDVMTFAKGLGNGFAVGGVVARGDLMDALHAVGLSTFGGNPISMAAANATLDYVLDHDLQANAARTGAIVMDGLREAAGRLPVVGEVRGKGLMFAIELVDPGTGEPAPALAGVMMEETRRRGLLAGKGGLYGNVIRMAPPLTLTEAEAKEGLGILIDSMEATNEASE; encoded by the coding sequence ATGTCGGACTTGCTTGCACGCCACCGCGCGGTCATGCCGGACTGGGTGGCCCTCTACTACGACCGGCCCATCGAGATCGTCGAAGGCCGGGGCAACCGGGTCACGGACGCCGACGGCACCACCTACCTCGACTTCTTCGCCGGCATCCTCACCAACATGATCGGCTACGACGTGCCGGAGGTGCGGGAGGCCGTCGAGCGCCGATTGGCGACCGGCGTCGTGCACACCTCCACGGCGTACCTGCTGCGCGGACAGGTGGAGCTGGCCGAGAAGATCGCCCGCCTGTCCGGCATCGAGGACGCCAAGGTCTTCTTCACCAACTCCGGCACCGAGGCCAACGAGACGGCGTTGCTGCTGGCCACCTACGCCCGCAAGTCCGACCAGGTGCTGGCCATGCGGCAGAGCTACCACGGCCGGTCGTTCGGCGCGCTCGGCGTGACCGGCAACCGGGCCTGGAAGAACAACTCCTACTCGCCGCTGAACGTGCACTTCCTGCACGGCGCCGACCGGCATCTGCCGCAGTTCGCCCGGCTGTCGGATCACGACTACATCAAGGTGTGCACCGAGGACCTGCGTCACGTGCTCGCCACCGCCACCGGCGGCGACGTGGCCGCGCTGATCGCCGAGCCGATCCAGGGCGTCGGCGGCTTCACGATGGCCCCGGACGGCCTGTTCGCCGCCTACCGGGAGGTCCTGGACGAGTACGGCGCGCTGTTCATCTCCGACGAGGTGCAGACCGGCTGGGGACGGACGGGGGAGACCTTCTTCGGCATCCAGGCCCACGGAGTGACACCGGACGTGATGACCTTCGCCAAGGGCCTCGGCAACGGCTTCGCGGTCGGCGGCGTCGTCGCCCGCGGGGACCTGATGGACGCGCTGCACGCGGTGGGCCTGTCGACCTTCGGCGGCAACCCGATCTCCATGGCCGCCGCCAACGCCACCCTGGACTACGTCCTCGACCACGACCTCCAGGCCAACGCGGCCCGCACGGGCGCGATCGTCATGGACGGGCTGCGGGAGGCCGCCGGGCGGCTGCCGGTCGTGGGCGAGGTGCGCGGCAAGGGCCTGATGTTCGCGATCGAGCTGGTGGATCCGGGGACCGGGGAGCCGGCCCCCGCCCTGGCCGGGGTGATGATGGAGGAGACCAGGAGGCGCGGTCTGCTGGCGGGCAAGGGCGGTCTGTACGGCAACGTCATCCGGATGGCCCCGCCCCTCACGCTGACCGAGGCCGAGGCCAAGGAGGGCCTGGGCATCCTGATCGACTCCATGGAAGCGACGAACGAGGCGAGCGAGTGA
- a CDS encoding CoA-acylating methylmalonate-semialdehyde dehydrogenase, with amino-acid sequence MNGKHLRHWINGKPHDGPAERRGDVYDPATGRVSGTVDFAGPTEVEAAVAAARDAFPAWRDASLSKRAGVLFRFRELLTRHRDEIARLISAEHGKVVSDAAGEVARGLEVVEFACGIPHLLKGGFSENVSTRVDAYSILQPLGVVAGITPFNFPAMVPMWMFPVAIACGNTFILKPSEKDPSASIRIAELWAEAGLPDGVFNVVHGDKVAVDGLLEHPDVKAVSFVGSTPIARYIYETAARNGKRVQALGGAKNHMVVLPDADLDLAADAAVSAGFGSAGERCMAISVLVAVDPVGDALMDKIAERVARLRIGPGHDPRSEMGPLVTGPHRDKVASYIDGGRAQGATVAIDGRATPVNGGEDAEEYRDGFWLGPTVLDHVTAEMDAYRDEIFGPVLSVVRVSSYDEAMRLLADNPYGNGTAIFTNDGGAARRFQNEVEVGMVGINVPIPVPMAYYSFGGWKASLFGDSHAHGMEGVHFYTRTKAVTARWLDPSHGGVELGFPTNG; translated from the coding sequence GTGAACGGCAAGCACCTTCGGCACTGGATCAACGGCAAGCCCCACGACGGCCCGGCCGAACGCCGAGGCGACGTCTACGACCCGGCCACCGGCCGCGTCTCCGGCACGGTCGACTTCGCCGGCCCGACGGAGGTGGAGGCCGCCGTCGCCGCCGCGCGGGACGCCTTCCCGGCGTGGCGGGACGCCTCGCTGTCCAAGCGGGCCGGCGTGCTGTTCCGGTTCCGCGAACTGCTGACCCGGCACCGGGACGAGATCGCCCGGCTGATCAGCGCCGAGCACGGCAAGGTGGTGTCCGACGCGGCGGGGGAGGTGGCCCGGGGCCTGGAGGTCGTGGAGTTCGCCTGCGGGATCCCGCACCTGCTCAAGGGCGGCTTCTCCGAGAACGTCTCGACCCGGGTGGACGCCTACTCGATCCTGCAGCCGCTGGGCGTGGTGGCGGGGATCACCCCGTTCAACTTCCCGGCCATGGTGCCGATGTGGATGTTCCCGGTGGCCATCGCCTGCGGCAACACGTTCATCCTGAAGCCGTCGGAGAAGGACCCGTCGGCCTCGATCCGGATCGCCGAGCTGTGGGCCGAGGCGGGGCTGCCGGACGGGGTGTTCAACGTGGTCCACGGCGACAAGGTCGCGGTGGACGGGCTGCTGGAGCACCCGGACGTCAAGGCGGTCAGCTTCGTGGGCTCGACCCCGATCGCCCGGTACATCTATGAGACGGCCGCCCGCAACGGCAAGCGGGTGCAGGCCCTCGGCGGGGCCAAGAACCACATGGTGGTGCTGCCGGACGCCGACCTCGACCTGGCGGCGGACGCGGCGGTGTCGGCCGGCTTCGGCTCGGCGGGCGAGCGTTGCATGGCCATCTCGGTGCTGGTCGCGGTGGACCCGGTGGGCGACGCGCTGATGGACAAGATCGCCGAGCGGGTGGCGCGGCTGCGGATCGGCCCCGGCCACGACCCGCGTTCGGAGATGGGCCCGCTGGTGACCGGGCCCCACCGCGACAAGGTCGCCTCGTACATCGACGGCGGTCGCGCGCAGGGCGCCACGGTGGCGATCGACGGTCGCGCCACACCCGTCAACGGCGGGGAGGACGCCGAGGAGTACCGCGACGGGTTCTGGCTCGGCCCCACGGTGCTCGACCACGTCACCGCGGAGATGGACGCCTACCGGGACGAGATCTTCGGCCCGGTGCTGTCGGTGGTGCGGGTCTCCTCCTACGACGAGGCCATGAGGCTGCTCGCGGACAACCCGTACGGCAACGGGACCGCGATCTTCACCAACGACGGCGGCGCGGCCCGTCGCTTCCAGAACGAGGTGGAGGTCGGCATGGTCGGCATCAACGTGCCGATCCCGGTGCCGATGGCGTACTACTCGTTCGGCGGCTGGAAGGCGTCGCTGTTCGGCGACAGCCACGCCCACGGGATGGAGGGCGTGCACTTCTACACCCGCACCAAGGCGGTCACCGCCCGCTGGCTGGACCCGAGTCACGGCGGCGTCGAGCTCGGCTTCCCGACCAACGGCTGA